The DNA segment AGACAGAAAAGGTGGATCTGGAGAACACGGTTATTGATCAGAGCCAAAGACAGATAAAGGAAGTCGGAGCATCCTCGAGATCAAGTATGCATCGCCAGAATTTTTGCTAATTTTCTGCTTACATGAGCGAGTAAATTAATCTATGTTGACTTcctcaatttttaaattttttcgcTAAGTTGATCTCAGTTATTTAGGTTTTCCAGTTGTCTGTTTGTCCCGATCTTTTTAGACTAGTAGTTAGTTATATGAACCAATGTGGTTGTAAAAGATTGTTTAATTTGCTGtcaataaatattttcaatagTACATAGTGAAGGTTTTTGTTGTCTTAAACTTTTGTCTCCATCATTTTGTTGAATGGATTAGATGCTGATAATGTGGACGTCTCTAGTTTTTCTAGTTTTTTATAGCTTGTTTGTATTTTACGCGCATTGCAACCGCATCTCATTATTGTCTTTGATTCTTCTATTAGAAAGCACAACTGAATCTGAGGATGAAAATGAAAAAGTAGATGCTGCAGAGGATGATACGGATGATGAAGACGATACTTTCTTCGACACTAGGGATTTTCTTTCATCTAACTCTTTTAAAAGCAATGGTTCTGACTTTAGGTCAGTGTCATTTTCATCGGATGAAGATGAACCTTCTGCTTCTGAAGCTTTGGACAATTTTGACCTTGTCACTCAATTAGCCGAATCAAACTTCCCTCATGTTGAGCGGCGTGAGAAACTGCCAGATCCTGTCGAGAAAGAGAAAGGAGTGAGTTTATGGTCAATGATTAAAGATAACATCGGGAAGGATCTTACAAAAGTATGTCTCCCGGTCTACTTCAATGAGCCTCTCTCTTCTCTGCAGAAATGTTTTGAGGATTTGGAATATTCATTTCTTATCGATCAAGCTTATGAATTGGGAAAGAAGGTAAGTTCGTGTTCAATATGTTACTTGAGTTTATCATTGTGCTTGGCGGATGAATATTTGGCCTGTTCCAAAATAAATATACGACCACCTTATACTTATTGGAAACTTTTCAAATAGTTAAACTTAAACCAGAAAGATCAGTTTTTCCATGTGGTAACTCTACTGGATGGCTTGATTTCGTTGGAACTGGAAGCTTTGAGGGATTCAGGTGGAAGTCGATTTAAAAATATGGTAGCCCAAAAAATAATGGGAAAAAATGCATTTATCTTTCTTGACATATTTTGGTTAGTTGCACGTCGCTCGATTTATTAAACATTTCAAATCTATTTCTTggtgaaatttaaaaaatttgccATCTTGCTCCAAAGAAGACATTTTTGGTATTTAGACATCAAGCGATTTCTTTGTTGACTGCCCTTACCGGTCATCGAACTAAGACTAAAGTAAAAGATGAAAAAGGAGTTCTTGGTTACATGTGCAGGCAAGAATCTGGATCTAGAATTGCAGGAACTTCTTTAATTGAAAACAGAAGACAGGGATCGACTTCTGCCATAATATACATAATCCTTGTGGATTCTTCCTTATAATCTTTTTAGTCATGTTTTTTAGTTGTTCCTCCCATTTCTGGGAAACCCGTGTTCTTATGCTGATGGGTCTCAACTTGTGTAGTTGCTTTATATTTTCATCAGAGTTCTTTGTTGTTCTTGCTATGTTTGTCTGttggaaaaatattttgtttctaGTTAACACATGGAAAATCATCTGTGATTGCCTTTCTCTTCTCACAACAAACCATTATCTATAGAATGCTTCGACTCACTAATTTGTGAATTATATGTGTTTTTAAGTGGCAAAGAGAGAGCAGAGTAATCACGAGAACTTTGACTTGATAATGCTCTGGGACACATGATTCTTTTTATTTGTTACCATCTTGGTGTTTGATTAGTGAATTATACTTTTGTAGGGCAATGACCTTATGAGGATTCTCAATTTAGCCGCATTCGCTGTGTCTGGATATGCTTCTACAGAAGGAAGAAATTGCAAACCATTTAATCCATTATTAGGGGAGACTTATGAGGCTGACTATCCAGATAAAGGCCTCAGGTTTTTCTCGGAGAAGGTTTAAGCTTGTTACCTTGAGCAGCCATTTTTCGTTTTCCTCAACACGTCTTATTTTTTAGTGATTGTGTCTGTTTCTTCATGTCCTACGCTAGTTGCCTTGAGCGAACCAAGATTTTCTAcccatttttaattttttatcatATGAGGGCACTGAAAAAGGACTATTCCTTCTCTGTATGTATTTGATAAAACAAAACAATGGCAACTCCTGATTCTTTTTGTTCAGGTGAGTCACCACCCCATGATTGTAGCATGTCACTGTGAGGGAAGAGGCTGGAGGTTTTACGGTGATAGCAACTTGAAAAGTAAATTTTGGGGTCGCTCAATTCAGCTTGACCCAGTCGGTATTTTGACTATTGAATTTGATGATGGAGAAGTCTTTCAATGGAGCAAGGTATTCTCTTTTAATATTGGGGAGCTTTAATCTTTTGGTgcctttcataaaaaaaaacaccTTCCTTCGGTCTGATAGGTGACGACATCCATATACAATCTTATTTTGGGGAAACTTTACTGTGATCACTACGGTACAATGCATATACAAGGAAACCGCAATTACTCTTGTAAACTGAAGTTCAAAGAGCAGTCGATAATAGATAGAAATCCTCATCAGGTAATTCCTGTCCTGTAACATCTCTCAGTTTTCTCAGATttagatggattttgttgtttttatgGATCATGACTTGTTGCTTTACTTCTAAGATTCAGATAGAGAATTAGGCTGATAGAAGAAAATGGTCATACGTGATCCTTAACAAGGTTGCAGTTTATCTTTGTTGGGCTTTACCATGGGAAAACTTGACTTTGCAGGTGCAGGGAATAGTCCAAGACAAGAGTGGAAAGATAGTAGCGACTTTGTTTGGAAAATGGGATGAGAGCATGCATTATGTCTATGGAGACTGTTCCTCTAGAGGAAAAGGTCTCGAATCTATGCCGGAAGCTCACTTGCTTTGGAAGCGTAGCAAACCTCCGAAATTTCCTACACGTTATAACTTGACGCGCTTTGCCATCACACTGAATGAGATTATGCCAGGGATGAAGGTGACTTTAACTGGACTCGGTACTTTCGTGTGTTTGAACAAACACAGCTATATACATTTGTTTTCTCAAGCTAGTTTAAAAGCGGAGGTTCCCCTTTTACATAATATGTTCAAGTAGTTGTAAATATATTATGTGATTACAACTCTTCCTCGATGTTTCAAGTTTCGCCATTCATAGGGTGGAGTCACATGTTACATGCCAAGATTTCGCTATTCTTTTGTTACGCACTGGACTACATGACCGAACATATCTCCTTTGGCAGGAAAAGTTGCCCCCAACAGATTCAAGACTGAGGCCTGATCAAAGGTGCTTGGAAAACGGAGAGTATGATATGGCAAATGCTGAAAAAATACGGCTAGAGCAGCGACAGCGGCAGGTTATAACTACTTTATCACTGCATATTCATTGTTTCGTTCATACTTGATCTAAATATATAAAAACCAGGCTCGAAAGATGCAAGAAAGCGGATGGAAGCCACGATGGTTTGGCAAAGACAGAGAAACCGGTGCCTACCGTTATCTTGGCGGGTATTGGGAAGCTAAGGAAGTAGGCAACTGGGAATCTTGCCCTGATATCTTTGGCCAGATACCTAGTGATCACATCTCAGAGGATTGACTGATTAAAAtaggagttttttttttattattttagtttCGAATCTCAGTTCTCTTCTAGAGTACAATGGGAATTGAAGCTGCTGCAAATATGTACACTAACATGAATGATCGATCGGGTATTGGAATGGGGTGTGTGGTAGTTTAGCGAGTTAatgaaattaataattatttttataaatccaTTTGTTATAGATGTCATTTGCGTTGATCAGGAATCTGAGACATGAGAAGCTAATGCAATTATACAAATATACATTTGAATTGAATAGAAAACCTTtcttacaaaaaataaataagaaaatatttaataaaaatgttcaGTTTTTTTACTTTCGACGGAGAAATTATCTTTAAAAAGTCAAAATTGAGTAATCATAAAATGACAAAATACGACTTCtgggtttttttctttttggaaaagaaaatatatcatttttttaatttagtttttaattaaaaacggTCCGAAGTTCGAAGTGTTTCAAAGGCCACGTTCCTTTCCACGGGCTGTGCAGATTACTCTTGAAGTGGGATGGTTTTtcgatatatatatcatactaaaagtatttatatgaaaaaaatttatattgatatcgaaatttcgaaattttggtatgaaaaaaatttatattgataccgaaaaaaaatttaatataccgaaaaaaaatctatatatcgaaaaaaaattgataCGATATGCTGATAATTCGATATTTTGATACAATATGTCAGCCCTACTCTTGAATTCGAGTTATTTCTCGCTCGTTAACGTTCTGATCTCTATAATTTTGTCGCTTTGAAATCTGTATTCGGTAGCAAATTAGTGGAAATTAAAAGTAAACGCTAAGAAAAACATGCTTCAATGAGTAGCCATATATATAGCAAACCCAATATTTGTCTTGCTTCTCTGTGATTTGAAGTTTTCCTGATGAGCCGATATCTTGGCATGTTTCCTTTAATTGGGATTGTAAatgaaattttgtgaagaaaaaattaATAAGTGCTTTCAATAAGTTTTTTTAAACACATCTGAACGAAACATAAGTACCACTGTTGATGGTCTCGATCGTTTAATATATACAATTCCTACATTAATGTATGCACGGGATCGTTgaggtaaaatattttgagatttgatcGACTAAGTGTTCgaaagagcttttaaaaagcaCTTATCAACTtttcttcataaaatttcaacaataattcaaatcCATCACGTACGCTTGACAActatgatatataaaataaaaatttgaaattcataGATCAAGTTAAATCCAATCTTTTACTTGCACGCGAAATATCGTCACCTCGAGTACTTCTTGTCCTCGTAAACTAATGTGACTAGGAATCAAGGGAAGCTAGGTTCAAAGCGCTCATGTTCAAAATAAATGAATCGAAAAGGGTGTGGAGTTGATCTCCTTTGCATATTGATTATTTTCAACACTATTATATTCTCCAACGAATTGAAAGGGGATACAAATTTATATTCATATACTATATATGTATTTCAATCATAATTATTTCATCATGTTTGATGTGTGTTTGCGCCAACAGTTACATGGATTTTGTTCAactttttatttctaattagtttttttttaaatctttatTTCTTAGAATTCAAGAACGAGAAAACTATAAACATATGCAAATTGCCAAcaacaaattaaatattaaaattttccatgaaatatttttcttgcaattcaattatgaaaaatattacatGTACAACGAATGTTACACACACAGTTACATATTACTTTTAAAATTAcggaaaaaaaatcaatgaataGATATTCTCATTAGTGCAAATGGacaattttgtaatttcaaaaatatataacaaTATGTATAATCGTATATAGTATAAGTTTTCATTTATATCTTATTGTTCGGCGTCTATTATCCATTTCGAATGGTCGTTTTTGAATTATGGTTTTCAAATAAATGTTTTATATGTATGTTTGTGTATGTGCGTTTATATGAGTTTGGACCCTCTAATGTGTTGAAAACACAACACCAAATTTTGTGCACTTGTGTAAGATAATCTAGATCAAAAGTTTTCAAGTGAATTTTGAGTGCTAATAGCATTTTGACCCCTTGTAAAACATCAAAAGAGCATAAAACCCCCTATAAAACATTAATAAGCTAAAAACACCTTGTGTTCCTAAATCAATGGCTCACGTGCCCCATGTTAACTTTTTAgagtttataataatatttaattttgtgaAGACTTTTTTGCccttatttaaaatataaccaAACAAACTATTATTTCTCACTCATCGTTCTAGACACCTTTGATTGTGAATCTTGACTGGAAAATGAAAGAAAACCTAATCCCCAATCAATGTGACTGCAATCGCTAATTTTTGGCGTTATTACTCCCAAATCGGTACATTTTCGTGTTCTATTTCTCTTACACTGCATGGATCTTTCCATTAATTTCGATGTATGGTATGAAGGTGAGTTTCGGGTTAATCGGAAGAGCATGTATCCGAAAATAATTTATGTTGGAGGGGTTAAGCACGAATTTAAAAAAGTGAACTTCGATAGGTTTAATTTTATGGATTTACATGCTCTGTACAAGTTGTGTGGTGGAAATAGGCTGAatgttaagtttttttttatagaatTCCTGGTGTAGTGATCGAACACGGTTTGGTACGTATTTATGGCGATTTGGAAGTAACAAATATGTATTCATTGTATAAGGATTTAGACTTAGTAACCATTTGAAGAGGCAATGGCAGAACCTGAAATGGTGTTAGATGCATTGGGAAATATTGTACCGGTTGAGGAATTTGTTAAATCTGGTCTCGTGGGTTATATTGAATATACAAAGGATGTTCACAACAAAGAAGCTTCACCTGTTCATTTAGAGTTTGAGAATCCAGAGTTGGAGAATGATTATGTACCCCAAGATCCTAAAATTCCAGCTTCTGCTCTAGAAATTGAGAATGAATTTTATATAGAAGTTCCAGCCTCTAAACAGGTACTTGATAATGAATGTAATCCCAAAATTCCAGCCTCTAACCAAGTACCTGAGAATGAAAGTGACCAAACTAATTTTGAACATCATGTTTCTGAATCAATACATGAGCATCAAACTGATACAAACActtttgaaatatttgattgttCTGGTCCTGTCTTTTCTGAAGTTGATCCTTCTTACCAACATTTGAATCAAGACATTCCCTCatttgatgatctttttgaccgtaatcatcatactcttcatTTCCAAAATCCAAACCCTCATGACCTTGATCCTACTAATGTTTTTAGTGGTTCAGATGATGGTATTTTAGATTCTAGTGAATTTGATGATTCATCAGATGAAAATTATTCAACTGCATCATCTAAAGGAGGTTTGAAGGATGTTCAATCCAGCAGTGATGAAGATATTTTTGTTGAGAGTTTGAATACTGAGGGTGATGAAATTTCAAAGaagaaaaaattgagaaatgagaaaaagaGAAAGAGTAAAGTAGGTTGAAAAGAGGAAAAAAAGCGAAACCAGAGCTGACTTTGAATGGTGGAGTGAGgcagatgatgaagatgatgatctaAGTATGAAGGGATCTGATGAAGAGGGGCCCAGGCATCCCACTTTCAAAGATGGACAAGATATGAAGAATTTTTCATTTGTTGTAGGCATGAAATTCAAGAGTGCAAAAGAATTTAGGGAGGTTTTGAGAGATCATAGTGTTAGACATGGTTATGAATTAGTGTTGAAGAAAAATGAAAGGACTAGGATAACAGGTGAGTGCAAAAATGGTTGTAATTGGAGGATTCATGCGTCTTTGGTCATGGGTGGACCAACATTTCAAATCAAGACTATGTCAGGTGAACACAATTGTGCTAGAAGTAATGAGAACAAACTTGCAAATTATTGATATTTGGGTAAAAGAATTGAGAAGATTATTAGAGATAATTGTGACATAAAGATTCACCAGCTGAAAAACTTGATAAGGACGAAATGTGGAGTTGATGTAAGCAAATGGAAAGTGATAAGAGCTAAAAAGGCTGCTGTCCAGAAGATTCGAGGGGTCGGAAGTTTACAGTACCATCATCTATGGGATTATTGTGAGACAGTGAGAAACTATAACTCAGGAAGTTCTATTTTCCTCAAGAAGAAAGAGGATTTTGAGCCCCCAACGTTTGATAAGCTTTATTTTAGCTTGAATGCAatgaaatgtttatttttagCAGGTTGTAGGCCAATTATTGGTCTAGATGGTTGTTTTTTGAAAACAACACACGGTGGACAGCTATTGGCAGCTGTGGGTAGGGATGTGAATGATAATATGGTGCCCATAGCCTTCGCAGTAGTACAAGTTGAGAACAGAGAGAATTGGACATGGTTTCTTCATATTCTTTTGGAAGATAATGGAGGAATGGGAGAAGATAAATGGACTTTCATCTCAGATAGACAGAAGGGACTAATAGAAGCATTGAAAGAACTTGTACCTGATTGTGAGCATAGATATTGCTTGAGGCATATGTatcaaaacttcaaaaaaaaaattcaaaagctTAGAGTTAAAAGACTTATTTTGGGAGGCTGTTACAACAGGAAACAAAAATCAGTTTGAGGAGCATTTGAAGAAAATTGCACAAGTGGATCCTAAGTTGAATGAAAGCCAAGAGACAGCATGTGAATGGCTGAAGAAAATTCCTCCAGTTCATTGGGCTAGAAGCCATTTCTCTTCACAATGTTTGTCTGTCTGTGTGGTCAATAATTTGTCAGAATCATTCAATAGTTACATCATAGATGCAAGTGACAAGCCTATCATAACAATGCTGGAGTGTTTGAGAAAAAAGTTGATGAAGAGAATTCAAGTGAAGAAGGCTGGTATGGAAAAATACATTGGTCAAATATGTCCTAAcatattgaaaaaaattaacaaGAATCAAAAGTTTTCCAGAAACTTTTTTGTCATATATTCAGGTGAACATGAGCATCAAATTTAGTGTTTGTCAATCCATGGAGTTTTAACACAACATGTGGTTGATTTGGTGAAAAAGACTTGTACATGTAGGATGTTCCAGTTATGTGGCTATCCGTGTTCACATGCATGCACTGCTATTGGTTATAATAGGCTGGAGTTGGAAGATTTTGTACACAACTGTTATAGCAAGGATGAATATTTAAAGGTGTACTCGCACATGATACATGTTGTTCCAGAAGAAAGTGATTATTGCAAGACACCTTATCAACAACTGAATGCACCAATTTACAAGAGCAAAAAGGGCAGACCGCAAAGAATGAGAAGAAGACAAGCTGATGAGGAAATTAGTGTTTCTACAAGAAGGGGTCTAACTCATACATGTTCAAGGTGTTTGGAACAATCTCATAACAAGACAACTTGTAAAAATTCAATACATCCAAGATCCAAATATTTCAAGGTAGGTTCATATATACATTTCAATCACACTTTCATaaaattgaattattttgatAGTAACTTCATTGCAGGGTACTAATGAAGAAGCTGATGGACAATGTGGGAATCCTAAAACAAATGCACAAGTTGTGCATGCTAGGTCCCAATACAGAGCAACAACTGCTAGGCTTCCAAACAAAGcacccaaaaaaaaattcaaaaaaagctCCTAGGACAGAGGTGagcctaaatattttaaggagctTCATATATACATTTCAATCGCATATTTATAATCGAATTATTTTGATAATAACTTGAATATAGGGGATTAATCAAGAAGCACACACACAAGGTGGTGGGccacaaaacaaagcaacaactgaTGCTACTGCCAGGGTGAGACTTATAATCTATTATAAACCGTTGTGGTTGTTggtattattataattattataaataaatacatcatctaTAGCATGATTAGAATTTAGACCTCTGGCTTGTATTATTATATTGGGTGAACCTATATTCATTGAACAAACACTCTATTTTCTGTCTACTTTCTATTTCTGCCAGCCTACTTATAAATTTTCCCATTTATTTTCCTaattatgattatatatttcTCAAGTCATTAATCCTCGGTTGCTAATTATTCATTTCTGTTTTCAacatataacatttattttcacttagtatatatataatatatatacttgaGAGACATCCAACTAACTAATTATTGAATAACTATGATTGTTTGATTAAATTAACCTGAAAGAAGCAAGCATTACTGAAGAAATGAATGATACAGCTGTGTGCTAGCTAGCTAGTTGGGCAAGGAATTGAAGCTGGAAATATGGAGATACCTTAAAATATGGAGCTGGAAATATGTGTGCTTTTAAAACCATTGTGCATAAGTagaattaaacttaaatattgGTATGTACTTTGGGTACAAcattatgttatatatttagTTTCATATCATGACATTAAAATGTTTGAATGGTGGTAGGACCTTGACAATGCTTCAAGGAAGGTTCAAATGAGCCATTTGAATAGAGTAACAACAAATGCGAGTGAAAGCATAACTGCAAGTTCTAGTGCAAGAACGACTGGGGATGCAACAACCAAAGATACAACTAGTGCAACTGAAAAGATCACTTCTTCAAGTCAAAGGACACGTTCAAGTTCAAATGCATGTGCTGCAAAGACCACTTCTTCCAGTGCAGCTGCAAATACCACTTCTTTGACATTGAAAAGATGGGGGTTGTAGGCTACAAGTGACTCCAATTTTGTATTTTGTGTCCGACCTCGATTTATTTTGTCAAGGACCTTTGATGTTTGTTAGGTCATTTAAACAAATTCTAGCCTAATTTTAATGATTTTGGAATATGAAACTCAAGATTCTGGAATTGTATAAAACATAGTATCTAGTATGTTTGTTTGAATGATTCCAACATCAGTTTAAGTGTTTCTTATTATTGAATCATTTCCTTAAGAGTATTTATTGTCTTGTGTTTAaaattcaaatgagtaaaatttttaaatcactTAAACTAATACTAAAATCAAAGCATTCATATCCCAAAATGATAGAATTTGCAATTCATGTTTCAACATTGAGTTACAATATAAGGAAACACACACTAACTCCAACTACATCAAAATGAAGCATATTCTCTTGCTTTTACAGTTTTACTTCAACAAGATAACAACAAGCACTAGGAAAAGAAAAATACAAGCAACCCATAAAACATGAACGTAACCAGCTTCAATTGCACCATTATTACTTCCTCGCACAGTGGACATAACCTCTTCTTCATGGGGTTTATCTTGATTGTTAACACCACCATGAAAGCTATAACTCGGACCTCTAAAATCACCATGAGATTCATCTTCTTCTCCATTTGGAAGCAAACTATAATCTTTCGGGTGACACCAACGAAAGAACCCACAGTGGTTCATCGAGCAACAATAGTACAACAAGCCCTTAGTTTTCTTCTTCTCGGACAACACAACCCTAATGTTAGCCCTAATGTTGCAAGAACAAACAGGAGGCGCGTGAAGTTTATTTACTCGACTCAGGGGGTTGTGAGCCATTGATTTAGGAACACAAGGTGTTTTTagcttattaatattttatagggGGTTTTATGCTCTTTTGATGTTTTACAAGGGGTCAAAATGCTATTAGCCCGAATTTTGAAGACTTTTATCATCTTAtatgtaaaaaaataatacagtACTATGTGTTGTGTTCTCATAACAGTAAAAAGCCCAAATCCGTGTTTGTATATATTACTTTTCACATTTTGGAAAAATTAAATGGTCTTGATTCGGGGTCAACATTTTCACCTCTGCTGAGCCTGAAACATAAGccatcatttatttttatttatttttttaaaaaaaggactTTTCTGCTTAAacatatttctttttttttttttctaaaaaataataataataaatttctgCAAATGACACTTATACAGTACTTAGATGCGACTAGCTGGGATCCAATATCGAGAATCATCAGCTTAAtagttttatgttatttatgggTAGATTTTATTGATATAAAAAGACATGAATCTTTGCATGCATATGCAGCAGGCGTACGTGCATCAATAAAGTATACACAATATTCTACTTTATataggaaaaagaaaaaaaaattgtaaatatatatatagagataaTTTATTCTTGATTGATTTGTACTTGACTTGGCCAGAATTCTCTCACGTACTCTATCCTACCCATGTTACAAATCTTTTAAGCAGCAATTCATGTTACGTAGTCAAGAATATCACAAAATTCACAACAAATTTCATGTGTAAaaactaattaaattaaattatcttttACATTATAtttacattaaaaataataatattttaaaatttaattttcactGAATGTTGATATTGGCACCCACCCTCGGAACGAAGCTGACGCAATGAGGATTCAGGATTCTGATTCTGAATcttgtttttttatatataatatttaattaactaGGTCACGTCTATTCCATGCAGCCCGATCGATTTCATGCGTTGGATTTTTGCCATTTCTTGTAAATTTGATGGACGTAAGAATGCTTCGGATTtgacgtatatatatatatacatgcatgtatgtgtgtgtatatatatatatatctatatacataacacaatttaaatttttttacattttcaCAATATCTAGAGTTAATTATTGATTAATAAAGATCGTGAAATCACTCACTATTCAGTCCAATCCCGATTCCCTCAGCCATCAATCGTGCATGCTCTTTCACAGCGGGTAATACACTAAAGTCTCAACAGCTAACTCTTTTAtggtattattttttttctttaaaaaaaaaaactattttatgGTATTTATGTTACCCAAGGGGTGATGATTTGCATTAATTATTTAACGTTATGCTTGGATTTATTGATTCCATTTCATATTGGCTTGTTTACATCGTCGAAATTCAGGTGAATTTGAAATCTACGACATCTATATATATCGAGTTatgtaattttaataataatctGTCTACAAACTAAATCACTCCGTCCAAATCAA comes from the Henckelia pumila isolate YLH828 chromosome 1, ASM3356847v2, whole genome shotgun sequence genome and includes:
- the LOC140874334 gene encoding oxysterol-binding protein-related protein 1C-like isoform X1, producing the protein MHPFCCILPLSMSNSSDVSPAPFPPSDPQTMSQVSVIEKGPTFGAAAASLNNINNHNHIQNQHTREVKMNDIVWNGISGILYKWVNYGKGWRPRWFVLQDGVLSYYKIHGPDKIVLNPETDSGSKVIGEDSLRRISRQDNHHFHNKNVNGSSSTKGRNPVGEVHLKVSSVKESRSDDKRFSIFTGTKRLHLRSESGEDRIVWMEALRAVKDMFPRMSNGELMAPVDNAGISTEKLRQRLLKANVSETAIQDSEQIVKNEFAVLHNQLMILKQKHWLLMDTLRQLETEKVDLENTVIDQSQRQIKEVGASSRSKSTTESEDENEKVDAAEDDTDDEDDTFFDTRDFLSSNSFKSNGSDFRSVSFSSDEDEPSASEALDNFDLVTQLAESNFPHVERREKLPDPVEKEKGVSLWSMIKDNIGKDLTKVCLPVYFNEPLSSLQKCFEDLEYSFLIDQAYELGKKGNDLMRILNLAAFAVSGYASTEGRNCKPFNPLLGETYEADYPDKGLRFFSEKVSHHPMIVACHCEGRGWRFYGDSNLKSKFWGRSIQLDPVGILTIEFDDGEVFQWSKVTTSIYNLILGKLYCDHYGTMHIQGNRNYSCKLKFKEQSIIDRNPHQVQGIVQDKSGKIVATLFGKWDESMHYVYGDCSSRGKGLESMPEAHLLWKRSKPPKFPTRYNLTRFAITLNEIMPGMKEKLPPTDSRLRPDQRCLENGEYDMANAEKIRLEQRQRQARKMQESGWKPRWFGKDRETGAYRYLGGYWEAKEVGNWESCPDIFGQIPSDHISED
- the LOC140874334 gene encoding oxysterol-binding protein-related protein 1C-like isoform X2 — translated: MHPFCCILPLSMSNSSDVSPAPFPPSDPQTMSQVSVIEKGPTFGAAAASLNNINNHNHIQNQHTREVKMNDIVWNGISGILYKWVNYGKGWRPRWFVLQDGVLSYYKIHGPDKIVLNPETDSGSKVIGEDSLRRISRQDNHHFHNKNVNGSSSTKGRNPVGEVHLKVSSVKESRSDDKRFSIFTGTKRLHLRSESGEDRIVWMEALRAVKDMFPRMSNGELMAPVDNAGISTEKLRQRLLKANVSETAIQDSEQIVKNEFAVLHNQLMILKQKHWLLMDTLRQLETEKVDLENTVIDQSQRQIKEVGASSRSKSTTESEDENEKVDAAEDDTDDEDDTFFDTRDFLSSNSFKSNGSDFRSVSFSSDEDEPSASEALDNFDLVTQLAESNFPHVERREKLPDPVEKEKGVSLWSMIKDNIGKDLTKVCLPVYFNEPLSSLQKCFEDLEYSFLIDQAYELGKKGNDLMRILNLAAFAVSGYASTEGRNCKPFNPLLGETYEADYPDKGLRFFSEKVSHHPMIVACHCEGRGWRFYGDSNLKSKFWGRSIQLDPVGILTIEFDDGEVFQWSKVTTSIYNLILGKLYCDHYGTMHIQGNRNYSCKLKFKEQSIIDRNPHQVQGIVQDKSGKIVATLFGKWDESMHYVYGDCSSRGKGLESMPEAHLLWKRSKPPKFPTRYNLTRFAITLNEIMPGMKEKLPPTDSRLRPDQRCLENGEYDMANAEKIRLEQRQRLERCKKADGSHDGLAKTEKPVPTVILAGIGKLRK